In Saccharothrix syringae, the following are encoded in one genomic region:
- a CDS encoding TetR/AcrR family transcriptional regulator, translating to MPRQTPQELDDEIIDGAAALFARHGFRETSVQRIAAAVGFSKAGLLHHYPSKEALRAAVLRRCLGEVRMITAGVVHRAAGPERDRAALTAVAELALRQPGFVALILAGLSSAPGDDELDEVVAALGEAFGLAPDTDFTRRLRVSGALGALAVARVALRAHLAGDAIGDVPGDAVGHLVDLACDTLGHTG from the coding sequence GTGCCGCGCCAGACGCCCCAGGAGCTCGACGACGAGATCATCGACGGCGCCGCGGCGCTGTTCGCCCGGCACGGGTTCCGCGAGACGTCGGTGCAGCGGATCGCGGCGGCGGTCGGGTTCTCCAAGGCCGGGCTGCTGCACCACTACCCGTCGAAGGAGGCGTTGCGCGCCGCGGTGCTGCGGCGGTGCCTCGGCGAGGTGCGGATGATCACCGCCGGGGTGGTGCACCGGGCGGCGGGGCCGGAGCGCGACCGGGCGGCGCTGACCGCGGTCGCGGAGCTGGCGTTGCGGCAGCCCGGTTTCGTGGCGCTGATCCTGGCCGGGCTGTCGAGCGCGCCGGGCGACGACGAGCTGGACGAGGTGGTGGCGGCGCTGGGTGAGGCGTTCGGCCTCGCCCCCGACACCGACTTCACCCGCCGGCTGCGGGTGAGCGGTGCGCTGGGCGCGCTGGCGGTAGCGCGGGTGGCGCTGCGCGCGCACCTGGCCGGTGACGCGATCGGTGACGTGCCCGGTGACGCGGTCGGCCACCTCGTCGACCTCGCCTGCGACACCCTGGGCCACACCGGCTGA